TCCTCGCGGAGCTGCCCTCGCGCGTCTGGCTGGACGTGAATGTCCGCACCGTGGGCGACGAGACGTGGGTGCTGGCCGCGGACATCACGCGGCGCCAGCATGCCGAGAACGAGGTGGCGCGCACCGAGGAGCGCTTCCGCCAGCTCGGCGAGCGCTTCCAGGTGGCGCTGGAGTCGGCGCAGATGGCCGTCTGGGAGACGAACCTCGCCACCGGCCAGGTGTTCCGCTCCGAGGCGCATGACCGGCTCTACGGCTACCCGGAGCCGCTGGCGGAGTGGACCCACGAGCGGTTCCTCGCCTCCATCCATCCGGAGGACCGGGCCGCGGTGGATTCGCAGCTCGCCGGCATCTTCTCCGGCGGGCAGGACGCCTATACCTCCACCTTCCGCACCCGCTGGCCGGACGGCACCTGGCACTGGCTCACCAGCCGCGCGACGGTGCTGCGAGACGTCGCGGGCCACGTGGTGGTGGTGCGCGGGGCCATCCTCGACATCACCGCGCTGAAGGAGACGGAGGCCGCGCTCCAGGAGGCGGTGCGCACGCGCGATGACTTCCTGTCCCTGGCCAGCCACGAGCTGCGCACGCCGCTGACGTCGCTGCGCCTGCAGTCCCAGCTGCTGCGCCGCATGAGCGAGACGGCGCCCGCGGAGGCGCTCGGCGCACCGAAGGTGACGGCGAAGCTGGACACCACCGAGCGCCAGCTGCGCAGGCTGGGCGCGCTGGTGGACAACCTGCTGGACGTCAGCCGCATCCAGACGGGGAAGCTGGACTTCCAGTTCGCCGAGGGAGACCTGGCATCGGTGGTGTCCGAGCTCGTCACCCGCTGCGTGGACGAGGCGCGGCAGGCGGGCGTGACGCTGAGCGCGCAGGTGGACGGGCCCGTGCGGTGCCGCTTCGACCGGCTGCGCGTGGAGCAGGTGGTGAGCAACCTGCTGTCCAATGCCCTGCGCTACGGCGCGGGCAGTCCGGTGCGGGTGGCGCTG
This genomic window from Pyxidicoccus xibeiensis contains:
- a CDS encoding sensor histidine kinase, translating into MNPAPSASGSPREHPSQEPPSPLPAVAADEASLSPEARLCVLQEMMGEAFFTLDAQGRIRELNARAAALLGMPAERLQGQEPWLAWPELAGTVLHERLMVALTTREGGRFLAELPSRVWLDVNVRTVGDETWVLAADITRRQHAENEVARTEERFRQLGERFQVALESAQMAVWETNLATGQVFRSEAHDRLYGYPEPLAEWTHERFLASIHPEDRAAVDSQLAGIFSGGQDAYTSTFRTRWPDGTWHWLTSRATVLRDVAGHVVVVRGAILDITALKETEAALQEAVRTRDDFLSLASHELRTPLTSLRLQSQLLRRMSETAPAEALGAPKVTAKLDTTERQLRRLGALVDNLLDVSRIQTGKLDFQFAEGDLASVVSELVTRCVDEARQAGVTLSAQVDGPVRCRFDRLRVEQVVSNLLSNALRYGAGSPVRVALVRRDGTCRLEVRDGGPGVPAKDRERVFERFVQSHGATHKGGLGLGLYIVRQIVEAHGGRVHVEDAPGGGSAFIVELPL